The following nucleotide sequence is from Achromobacter spanius.
AACTGCGCAGTGCCGACCCGCAAGTGGAAGTAGGGCTGATGGAAATGACGACCTTGCCGCAGCTGGAGGCGCTGAAGGCCGGTCGCATCGACCTGGGCATCGGTCGGATCCTGCTGGACGACCCGGCCATTGAACGGCGGGTGCTGATGACGGAGGCCCTGGTGGCCGCCGTGCCCCTGCACCACCCCTTGGCGGGCGCGCCCAGCGTGTCGGTGGCGCGCCTGGCGCAAGAGCCCTTTGTGCTGTATCCGGCGCGGCCCCGGCCCAACTTCGCGGACCACGTGCTGGGGCTGTTCCGCGCGGCCGGTCATTCGCTGCAAGTGGTGCAAGAGGCCAATGAATTGCAGACGGCAATTGGGCTGGTCGCGGCGGGCTTGGGGGTAACGGTGGTGCCGGCATCCGTGCAGCGCTTGCAGCGTCAGGACGTGGCGCATGTGCCGATCGAGGGCGATGGCTTTGTGTCGCCGGTAATTGCCAGCTATCGCAAGGACGACGGGTCGGAATTCCTGGCGCGCGCGCTGAGCCTGGCGCAAACCTTGGCATCCCGCAGCGAAACGCCCGCCTGACCCCTTCAGAAGCTGACCGCCAGCCCCACCGAAAACCCCGACACATTGGTGCCGAACACATAACGGCCCACCAGCCGCGTGCGGGTGATGATGACGTCGTAGGCGCTGGAATCCAGTTCCAGGCCCGCGCCCACGGACGTCAGGCGGTCAAAGCCCAGCACGCCGCGCTGGTCGCCCAGGAATTCGGAGTGCGTCAGTTCCAGCACATAGCGCAGCGGCCGTTGCAGCAGCACGATGCCCGTGGGCGCCCGGTAGCGCGCCCACAGGTTGGCCGATTGCGCGGTGGCGTTGCCCTGTACGGCGGCAGAACTGGAGAAGCTCTTCAGGCGAATGTCCGAATAGCGCAGTTCCACGTCCACTTCGTAGCCGGGCCGGTAGTGCTCGTAATCCAGCATCAGCGATCCGCCCAGGCCGTAGGCGTTCAAGGACCCACGGTCCAGGAAATCAACGTCGGTGCCGGTCTGCCGCCCCACATACCAGCTTGCGGCGCGCAGGTCGCTGGTGACGTTGCCTAGCGCCACGTTGAAGATGGGACGCAGCTTCAGTTCATCGGTCAGCTTGAAGTCCCAGCCGATGCCGCCGGTGGCCGACAGGCTGTTCCATTTGGTGGGAATGCTGCGGCTTTCTGCGCCTTGCGTAGCCACAAAGGTGGGGTCGTAGCGGCTGCCGGCCAACACGCCTTCCAGGTAGATGGGCACCGAATCCGAAATGGTGTCGCCGCCGCCCAACTGCGTCATGAAGAATTCGGTGGACCCCGTTGTGGAACCGCCACCACTGCCGATGGAAAGCGAACTGGTCGTGATGTCAGGCACGATGGAAAACGACATCAAGGCCAAGACGCCGTTGGCGCGCTTTTGCAGGTCGTCCTGGCTGAGCCGCAGCGATTGCGCGTTGGCGTCAGGCAGCACGGCCAGCGCGATCAGCACGGCCACCAAGCTCACTTTCCGTTTTGTCGCCATGTCGATGAGCCGTGTTGACCAGGGGTCGCAACGCTGGATAGGGCAAGCATGCCTGGCATGGCAGGACGCATCGGGGAGGTGACGCGCTTGCCCGCACCAGGAGGGTATAGAGGCATGCGGCTAGGTGACCGCCGCGAAAATCAGAATACAGAACTCTTTTTGTTTTTTCCAGACTTTCAGTCCGCGCGTCCAGGATCAAGCCTGGGGTCAGGTCTCGGTCCGACCCGGATCAGGCAGCGGCGGACCAGGCCATGCCGGGCTCGGCGCATTCCGGTAACGCCATGTCCGAGTGCCCGGGACCCACCCAGCGCACCCGTTCGCGCGTGGCGTCAATGCAACCGCCTTGCGCGTACACGCCCTGCGGATCGCGGATGCGCGCCATGCGTAGAAGCACGGCGGCGGTGGCCGCGGGGTCGGCCAAGGTTTGCCGCACGCGCTCGCGGACGATCTGTTCGTCCATATAGAGCTTGCCCGTGGCGTCGGTGCGCAGGCCATGGCGCCAATGGAAGATCTCCACGCATTTGGATGTCAATGTGTAGGGCTCGCCGTGTTCCCAGAAATTGTTGAACTGGCCGTTGCCCAGATAAAACACCCACGACCCCTCGTAACCTTCCACGTCGGAGGACACGGGGTCGGGGTTGCGGAACCACAGCCGGTCACCCGGCACGTAAAAGCGTTGCGGCAAAGGCGCGTCCAGGGACCCGTATTCGTGCAGGAAGGCTTCATGAAAACGGCCGGACATGACGGCGCGGGTTTCCCATTGGCGTTGCAGGCGGCTGGCCAGATCGGGGTTGGCGTGCTGGAGCTCTTGCGCAATGCCCAGCACGGTCACGTATTCCGTCGCGCGATAGCACGAGAACGCATACAACTGCCCCGACGCCTCGGGCTGCGTCGCCTTGCGCAAGCCCTCGATCAACGAGCGCCCCGGCAAGATGGTGAAGCCGCGCGTCTCGTCGTAAGTCCAGTAGTCTTCGGGGCGTTCCGCATGTTCGGTGTCGAACGCCAGCGCCGTCTTGCGGGCGGCCTGCACGATGTAGCGCCGGATCCGCACGGCCGACGCCAGTTCGGCCACGTTGGGAAAGGTGAACGGTACGGGGCTGGCCAGCATCGCCAGCAGGATTTCGCGGTCCAGGTCGCCGGTGTCGGTGTCGGGCCGCAAGCCCAACTTTCGCGCCACGTCCGTGGTGTCGTGTTGCGGCAGGAACGTCTGGGCAAAGGCGGCGTGCAGCCAGGCATGCGCCCCGGCCGTGGCCCCGGCCAGGCCTGCGCAGATGGCCGCCTGGCGCAGCCCGGTCTGCGCCAGAAACTGGTCCAGTTCAGGCAGTGCTTTGCTTGCATAGTGGGAACCGGGAGAGTCGGGAGACTCGATGCGTATGCCGCCCCGAGGCGGGGGAACCAAAGTTTGCTCAAAAAACCGCATGAAAGTCCAAGCCGAATAGTGGAACAGCATCCATGTGGAAATTGTAGGCAGGCGGCCTTAATAGCACCTGTACGCAAGCGGTATTTGTGCCTGGACGGGATGGGCTGCCTGCGCCGTTTGCCTATTTGGCGACGTAAACCTGGGAGGCGGCATCAAAGGCATATACGGCTACGTCCGCTGCTCCCAGTTGGCGCGTCTTGTTCGGCCCGGAAATCGTGGTGCCGCTGGGTTTGACGGTCACCGTGGGCATGTCCTGCCGGCCGTCCTGGGAAAAGACCAGTTCGCCCGTGCTGGACGTGCAGGGCATGACGTCGCCATCGGCGCAGGCCGCGCTGTTGTCTTCGCCGGTCAGCACGCTACCCACATAGGTCCAGACGTGGCCGTCGATGTCGTTTTTCAAGCGTTCGGGGTTGAAAACCAGCAGGGCATAGCCGTCGCTGGTGATGCCGTTGTCAAAGTTGGTGGTGGGCACGGCCAGCAGCAGCTTGCCGGCCGGGGTGCGATGTTCCCGCGGCTTGCGGCCGGTGTCGACATCTTCGCCGCGCTCGTACGCGCCAAATTCACCGATGGTGGGCTCCATGCCACGGAATTTCCAGGGTGTGTCGGAGGCCGGGTCGGTCAGGACGAAAGTGGCCTCGGCCAGGTTCACCCGCGTGCCGGGACCAGCTTCGTGTTCCGCTTCGGTCTGAGCGCCCGCCGCCTGGGTGTAACGGGGGGCGGTCTGCCAGGCGAAGCCGGTGTAATAGTGCGTGCCTTCGGATTCGAACGCATGGCCGAACCAGTAGGTGGCGATGCGGGCATTCTCGACCTCGACCGTCGTTTC
It contains:
- a CDS encoding LysR family transcriptional regulator yields the protein MELRHLRYFQAVAEEGSFTRAAVRLHIAQPPLSRQIRQLEDELGVLLFERTTRALRLTEAGRFLLEQSRLLTARLEEVLEGTRRLGQTQRRWFGIGFVPSTLYGFVPELIRQLRSADPQVEVGLMEMTTLPQLEALKAGRIDLGIGRILLDDPAIERRVLMTEALVAAVPLHHPLAGAPSVSVARLAQEPFVLYPARPRPNFADHVLGLFRAAGHSLQVVQEANELQTAIGLVAAGLGVTVVPASVQRLQRQDVAHVPIEGDGFVSPVIASYRKDDGSEFLARALSLAQTLASRSETPA